CAAGAAAATATAATCGCTGCCGTCTTTGCGGTAGGGCGCGAGGATATATGCGCGACTTTGCGCTGTGCAGAATCTGTTTTCGTAAGTTGGCGCGGCAGGGAGAAATCCCGGGAGTGACAAAATCCAGCTGGTAAAGGAGGGAATAGATTGTCTATTTCTGATCCTGTTGCAGATATGCTTACAAGGATTCGTAATGCCAATCAGAAGAGGAAGGGGAAAGTAGATATTCCCGCATCAAAGTTAAAAGAGAAAATAGTAAAAGTTCTAAAAGAAGAAGGATTTATAGCTAATTATAAGTTTATCTCCGACCGCAAACAGGGGATTTTGAGAGTTTATTTAAAGTATACCCCAAAGCAGGAGAGGGTTATTAAAGGGATGAGGCGAGCTTCTCGACCCGGGAGGAGGTTTTATTGTAGGACTGATGAGCTTCCCCGGGTATATAGGGGACTTGGTGTAGCGATTATTTCAACTTCTCAGGGAGTGATGACTGATAAGAGGTGTCGGGAAACAAAGCTTGGCGGAGAAGTAATCTGTTATGTTTGGTGAGGGAAATGTCCAGGATAGGTAAAAAACCAATTGCCGTACCAGAGGGGGTGGAAGTAAAAATAAGCAGTGACCTCGTCGAAGTGACTGGTCCTTTAGGAAGACTAACTCAAAACCTATATCCCAAAATAAAAGTTACTAAAAGGGATGGTCAAATTTTTGTAGAAAGGCTTTCCAATAATAAATACTATCGTTCGCTCCATGGATTGGTTCGCAGTCTTATTAATAATCTGATTATAGGAGTAACTAAAGGTTTTCGGAAAGAACTGATTATTATAGGCATGGGTTATAGAGCAAAGTTAGAGGGTAGAGTGTTAAATTTACAATTGGGTTATTCTCATCCTGTAAAATTTCCATTACCTGAGGGAATTGAGATAAAAGTGGAAAAGCAGACACAAATTATGGTCTCCGGGATTGATAAGCAACTGGTGGGTGAAGTTGCTGCTGAGATAAGGAGGTTCAGACCGCCTGAGCCTTATAAGGGGAAGGGGATACGATATATAGATGAGCATATCAAAAGGAAGGTGGGCAAAGCTGCCGCAGTAAGTGCTGGGGCTCCTACTAAAGGAGGGAAATAGTTTGATTACTCGTTCGGCTCGAAGAAAAAGTAGACACCTGAGAGTGAGAAAGAAAATTTTCGGAATGAA
This genomic stretch from bacterium harbors:
- the rpsH gene encoding 30S ribosomal protein S8, whose product is MSISDPVADMLTRIRNANQKRKGKVDIPASKLKEKIVKVLKEEGFIANYKFISDRKQGILRVYLKYTPKQERVIKGMRRASRPGRRFYCRTDELPRVYRGLGVAIISTSQGVMTDKRCRETKLGGEVICYVW
- the rplF gene encoding 50S ribosomal protein L6; amino-acid sequence: MSRIGKKPIAVPEGVEVKISSDLVEVTGPLGRLTQNLYPKIKVTKRDGQIFVERLSNNKYYRSLHGLVRSLINNLIIGVTKGFRKELIIIGMGYRAKLEGRVLNLQLGYSHPVKFPLPEGIEIKVEKQTQIMVSGIDKQLVGEVAAEIRRFRPPEPYKGKGIRYIDEHIKRKVGKAAAVSAGAPTKGGK
- a CDS encoding type Z 30S ribosomal protein S14; this translates as MAKKSLVAKAKRAAKFSTRKYNRCRLCGRARGYMRDFALCRICFRKLARQGEIPGVTKSSW